Proteins encoded in a region of the Diabrotica virgifera virgifera chromosome 4, PGI_DIABVI_V3a genome:
- the LOC126883204 gene encoding uncharacterized protein K02A2.6-like: MAVMGINVKLPPDFDLQDQNAASEWKFWKTSFEDYLLATGQDQSADKMKMSILRNIIGAESAKIMSTFEIPEAENNKYDLMISLIDKYVNPRMNESFERYNFIMRVQKEGESFEQFLTSCRHLIRTCNYNEIDPEQTAEDKALRDKILMNIRDPVTREALLRVDKLTLQKAIEFCRTSEQSKNQNLKFHTERKDVDIGEVRKDRYQGHRNYNNSRSKANTNEKFKCKRCQSTHGARECPAYGKKCKKCGLLNHFAKSCRVKNIDVIDEDSSDGSADSFVGNVNKVYQNVSSQNIWDEIIEIENKRIKVKLDTGADVSIIPLKIFKKIDKQFKIRDNHYVLKGFEGTQAKTMGVVNLFCKHKNKYVYEDFTIINGATRVLLSGKLCIDLGLVKRINNIESCGTLELAERDKFINLNPEVFRGHGKFCGKHRITTVDKFEPVSYPPVNVPVAIRDNLKNELDRLTKRGAIVKVNEIDPRASINRIVIVEKQNGKLRLCLDPLDLNKQIVRKPRVVHKLEDVCAQMIGKKIFSVFDLSEGYHHLELDETSSWKCCFATSYGIFRYKVLPYGLSNSQDLFQEVVEDKFKGIENLLICHDDMIVMGTTKEEHDTTVKKVLERAKEVGAKFNGDKFQYCQEEVRFMGQVFSHKGMQIDPDRVESLCKLEKPNSKVELQRILGAFNYVRRYIPNMAEHIQPLCQLLKNNVEWVWLPSHQKCFDNLKNIICKSPALVPYDPNQKIILQCDASKNGLGVCMFQKYDSILKLVACASRNMNDSEINYSQTEKELLAIYYATQKFHNFIYNFDVDVQSDHKPIISIMKKPISKIGSVRLQRLRLKLLKYRLNVYFVPGKDIHFADMLSRSSLNIETHDPEMFEMVHSVSKHLPMSQEKQSELRLATSQDEALAVIFDFYYNGWPKEKNVPQVCKKYYGIRDSLYFEAGIAFIDDKIIIPKKLRLDMIKLLHKGHIGVSKTINKARSIYYWPGLNDDVTNYIKKCRICEKYRPNNFKEPMMPHDIPRLRFNKVGTDILEYGSKAYLVIVDYFSHWLDISILKDKTSSSVINSFQDTFSRFGYPEILIADNLPFTSVKCKNYYREKDITIMTCTPHYHQSNGLAEKAVNISKQILRKSNEENVDFRDLVMEYNNTCIINLDASPAQILQSRILRGQLPTTANKLEPTIQKQVYKNLCKEKEKLQVRYDKTARRKPVEFRKGDRVVIRSSKDNYWRKAIVLEKANEPRSYWVKKEDNNKIIRRNSHQMKHSYTTTLEKELILEPELYPDIQSQSVHKDTTHINVNDSVNKTISCPSPNVKSVPTLSHKVNPNIETSNSYKTRVGRNIKTPYRYRS, encoded by the coding sequence ATGGCAGTGATGGGAATAAATGTAAAATTACCACCAGATTTTGACCTGCAGGATCAAAATGCTGCAAGCGAATGGAAGTTCTGGAAGACTAGTTTCGAAGATTATTTACTAGCAACGGGACAAGACCAGTCAGCAGATAAaatgaaaatgtcaattttaagaaatataattGGGGCTGAGTCTGCCAAAATTATGTCCACATTCGAGATCCCAGAAGCCGAAAATAACAAGTATGACTTGATGATATCACTAATCGATAAGTATGTTAATCCAAGGATGAATGAATCATTTGAAAGATACAATTTTATCATGAGGGTCCAGAAAGAAGGAGAGTCGTTTGAGCAGTTTCTTACTAGTTGTAGACATTTGATTCGAACATGTAATTATAATGAAATTGATCCAGAACAAACAGCCGAAGATAAAGCTCTGAGAGACAAAATATTAATGAACATCAGAGATCCAGTTACTAGAGAAGCTCTATTGAGAGTGGACAAACTTACCCTACAAAAAGCCATCGAATTTTGTAGAACTAGTGAACAAAGTAAGaaccaaaatttgaaatttcatacCGAAAGAAAAGATGTAGACATAGGAGAAGTTCGTAAAGATAGGTACCAGGGCCATAGAAATTATAATAACTCTAGAAGTAAAGCGAATACCAATGAAAAATTCAAGTGTAAAAGATGTCAATCAACTCATGGGGCCAGAGAATGTCCAGCGTATGGAAAGAAATGTAAGAAATGTGGGCTTTTAAACCATTTTGCAAAGTCGTGTAGAGTGAAGAATATTGATGTCATAGATGAAGATAGCAGTGATGGATCAGCTGATAGTTTTGTAGGAAATGTCAATAAAGTATACCAAAATGTAAGTAGTCAAAATATTTGGGATGAAATTATAGAAATTGAAAACAAGAGAATTAAAGTAAAACTTGACACAGGTGCAGATGTAAGTAtaattccattaaaaatttttaagaaaattgataaacaatttaaaattagggATAATCATTATGTACTGAAAGGGTTTGAGGGTACTCAGGCTAAAACAATGGGTgtcgtaaatttattttgtaaacataaaaataagtatgtttacgaggattttacaattattaatggGGCAACTCGAGTTCTTTTAAGTGGTAAATTATGTATTGATTTGGGGTTAGTTAAACGAATCAACAATATTGAGAGTTGTGGTACTTTAGAATTAGCAGAAAGGGATAAATTTATAAACCTTAACCCTGAAGTTTTTAGAGGTCATGGTAAATTTTGTGGTAAACATAGGATCACTACAGTAGACAAATTTGAGCCAGTAAGTTACCCACCTGTAAATGTACCTGTCGCAATTagagataatttaaaaaatgaattagataggtTGACAAAAAGAGGGGCAATTGTCAAAGTTAACGAAATTGACCCCAGGGCAAGCATAAACCGCATTGTTATTGTGGAAAAGCAAAATGGTAAGTTACGTTTATGCTTAGACCCATTAGATCTAAACAAACAAATAGTCCGCAAACCAAGAGTAGTACATAAATTGGAAGATGTTTGTGCACAAATGATAGGTAAAAAGATATTTTCTGTATTTGATCTCTCTGAAGGGTATCATCATTTAGAACTTGACGAGACATCATCATGGAAATGCTGTTTTGCAACTTCTTATGGAATTTTCAGATATAAAGTATTGCCATATGGATTATCAAATTCCCAAGATCTGTTTCAAGAAGTAgtagaagataaatttaaagGTATAGAGAATTTATTGATTTGTCATGATGATATGATTGTTATGGGAACAACAAAAGAAGAACATGATACAACTGTTAAAAAAGTGTTAGAAAGGGCTAAAGAAGTAGGAGCAAAGTTTAATGgggacaaatttcaatattgtcaaGAAGAGGTCAGATTTATGGGTCAAGTTTTTTCACATAAAGGGATGCAAATAGATCCTGACAGAGTGGAATCACTTTGTAAacttgaaaaaccaaatagtaaAGTAGAATTACAAAGAATTTTGGGCGCATTTAATTACGTTAGACGGTACATTCCGAACATGGCTGAACATATTCAACCTCTTTgtcaattacttaaaaataatgtagAATGGGTGTGGCTCCCGTCACATCAAAAgtgttttgataatttaaagaacATAATTTGTAAATCACCAGCGTTAGTCCCTTATGATCctaatcaaaaaattattttacaatgtGATGCATCTAAAAATGGTTTAGGTGTTTGTATGTTCCAGAAATATGattctattttaaaattagtaGCTTGTGCATCACGAAATATGAATGATAGTGAAATAAATTATAGTCAGACTGAGAAGGAACTATTGGCAATTTATTATGCTactcaaaaatttcacaattttatttataattttgatgtTGACGTTCAATCAGATCACAAACCTATAATCTCCATTATGAAGAAGCCAATTTCCAAAATTGGATCAGTTAGACTCCAACGTTTAAGGCTTAAACTTCTCAAGTAcagattaaatgtatattttgttccTGGGAAAGACATACATTTTGCTGATATGCTATCTAGGTCCAGTTTAAATATAGAGACACATGACCCAGAAATGTTTGAAATGGTCCACTCAGTGAGTAAACATTTACCTATGAGCCAGGAAAAGCAATCTGAGTTAAGACTAGCTACTAGCCAGGATGAGgcattagcagtaatttttgatttttattataatgggtggccaaaagaaaaaaatgttcctcAAGTGTGTAAAAAGTACTATGGTATAAGAGATTCACTGTATTTTGAAGCTGGCATCGCATTTAttgatgacaaaataattattccgAAAAAACTTAGGCTTGACATGATAAAATTGCTTCACAAAGGCCATATAGGAGTCAGTAAAACTATAAACAAAGCCAGGAGTATATATTATTGGCCAGGACTTAATGATGATGTGacaaactatataaaaaaatgcaggATATGTGAGAAATACagaccaaataattttaaagaaccaaTGATGCCTCATGACATTCCCAGACTAAGATTCAATAAAGTTGGTACAGACATTTTAGAGTATGGTTCAAAAGcatatttagtaattgtagactaTTTTTCGCATTGGTTGGACATTTCAATATTAAAAGATAAAACCTCCAGTTCAGTAATCAACTCATTTCAAGATACTTTTAGTAGATTTGGATATCCAGAAATTTTAATTGCAGATAATCTACCATTTACTTCggtaaaatgtaaaaattattatagagaaAAAGACATTACAATTATGACATGCACTCCACATTACCACCAGAGTAATGGACTTGCAGAAAAAGCAGTCAATATAAGCAAACAAATTTTAAGAAAGAGTAATGAGGAAAATGTTGATTTTAGAGATTTGGTGATGGAATATAATAATACCTGCATAATAAATCTTGATGCATCTCCAGCTCAAATTTTACAGAGCAGGATCCTGAGAGGACAATTACCAACTACAGCTAATAAATTAGAACCTACAATCCAGAAACAAGTATATAAGAATTTATGCAAAGAAAAAGAGAAATTACAAGTACGTTATGATAAGACAGCACGAAGAAAACCAGTAGAGTTTAGAAAGGGAGATAGGGTAGTAATAAGAAGTTCAAAAGATAATTATTGGCGTAAAGCAATTGTGTTAGAAAAGGCCAATGAACCTAGATCATATTgggtgaaaaaagaagataacaataaaattattagacgGAATTCACACCAAATGAAACATTCCTACACCACAACACTTGAAAAAGAACTCATTTTAGAACCCGAGTTGTACCCTGATATTCAGTCACAAAGTGTTCATAAAGATACCACTCACATTAACGTAAATGATAGTGTTAATAAAACCATTAGTTGCCCAAGCCCAAATGTAAAATCAGTACCTACATTGAGTCATAAAGTCAACCCAAATATTGAGACTTCTAACAGTTATAAGACGAGAGTTGGTCGTAATATAAAGACCCCTTATAGATATCGATCTTAG